One Sphingobacteruim zhuxiongii DNA window includes the following coding sequences:
- a CDS encoding MFS transporter — MKETQNSKEVHPLKWIPTTWFAMGLPFVALSTAATLMYKNLGVSDAKIAFWTSLIMMPWTLKPLWGPFLELYKTKKFFVFVTQILTGLLFGLVGISLQLDSFFSISIGILAIIAISGATHDTAADGVYLNELSATLQAKFVGWQGAFYNIAKVFSGGALVYLAGELEKSIGVVNAWMIVMFAYGIIMILLGLYNMRAIPSGQAAANTSSLSEGFSTLKDVIISFFQKKYIWFSLAFIVFYRFAEGQAIKIIPLFFKATREEGGLGLSTSEIGLLYGVFGAIAFVLGSILAGNYVAKYGLTRKTLLVLCAFFNIPFAAYAFLAIAMPTNLYLIASAVIVEYFGYGFGFVGLILFMMQNIAPGKYKMAHYAFGSGLMNLGFMIPSMISGYLSDHLGYKEFFIWVLIATIPAFIVTWLVPLRKPTEENETE; from the coding sequence GTGAAAGAAACACAAAACAGCAAAGAAGTACATCCCTTAAAATGGATACCAACGACATGGTTTGCAATGGGATTACCCTTTGTTGCCCTATCAACTGCCGCTACTTTAATGTATAAGAATCTAGGAGTTTCGGATGCAAAGATTGCATTTTGGACTTCGCTAATTATGATGCCATGGACGTTAAAGCCTCTTTGGGGTCCGTTCTTAGAGTTATACAAGACGAAGAAGTTCTTTGTATTCGTAACGCAGATACTTACCGGATTGTTGTTTGGTTTAGTCGGAATCTCCTTACAGTTAGATAGTTTCTTTAGTATCTCCATCGGAATATTAGCCATCATCGCTATCAGCGGTGCTACACACGATACGGCTGCCGATGGTGTTTATCTCAATGAATTGAGTGCTACACTTCAAGCAAAATTTGTTGGCTGGCAGGGTGCATTTTATAATATAGCGAAGGTTTTTTCTGGGGGCGCGTTGGTTTACTTGGCGGGCGAATTAGAGAAGAGTATAGGCGTGGTCAACGCTTGGATGATTGTTATGTTTGCTTATGGGATTATTATGATTTTATTAGGTCTATATAATATGAGAGCGATTCCTTCAGGACAGGCCGCAGCAAATACGAGCTCCTTATCTGAAGGTTTTAGTACGTTAAAAGATGTGATTATCTCTTTTTTTCAAAAGAAATATATCTGGTTCAGCTTAGCTTTTATTGTATTTTATCGATTTGCAGAAGGACAGGCCATTAAGATTATTCCTTTATTTTTTAAAGCGACCCGCGAGGAGGGAGGCTTAGGTCTAAGCACTTCAGAAATAGGACTTCTTTATGGCGTTTTTGGGGCAATAGCCTTTGTATTGGGGTCTATTTTAGCCGGAAACTATGTTGCTAAATATGGACTTACAAGGAAGACGTTGCTGGTCCTATGTGCGTTTTTTAACATTCCATTTGCCGCATATGCATTTCTAGCGATCGCGATGCCAACGAATTTATATTTGATTGCAAGTGCTGTTATTGTTGAATATTTCGGATATGGTTTCGGATTTGTGGGGTTAATCCTTTTTATGATGCAGAACATTGCTCCTGGGAAATATAAAATGGCGCATTATGCTTTTGGAAGTGGATTGATGAATTTAGGATTTATGATTCCTTCCATGATCAGTGGCTATTTAAGTGATCATTTGGGGTATAAAGAGTTCTTTATCTGGGTTTTAATTGCTACTATTCCTGCTTTTATTGTCACTTGGTTGGTGCCTCTCCGCAAACCAACAGAAGAAAATGAGACCGAATAG
- a CDS encoding DUF5018 domain-containing protein: protein MKKIIKYTVAGLLGALTFGSCQKPDYVAPNDKSDIADFYATLDGSGRSRLFESRISNDTVYVDIDYYYPIDSDNEVDLSKVLLKASIPVDSRIEPSLEGISDLSKPINVSVIAGDGSSKQYVIVASKKGNTDIFGATINFEDQAGVPQEVDAIVVGNVVNFSIVPGTQLVNPKLTYVLNKHSSGSITNGSSISLSTALPFTVSSAGNATRTYSLKAVDAIKLPKGIRQNSAKIMFAKKLKADLGISVDNMTNSLAVVGKHLVLNTRGENSVYINAFTGEKLGAIELGDKKGSLRNFNNTSDDGGNFFLNNLVPNDGNVFKIWKATSVSSPLVPFIEWDAAGKKLGRRVSIIGDVTKNALITAPFHEANDKTFARWQVTNGVLVSNTPTIVTVSDYAWSNNNIDIIYTNPSDPSNEYYAIGYSDNRLAKLNGVTNSLAANLEKLDANFIANSVDFTNFNNGKYVAYNHINSFDWGSADQVYLIDTEGGFSGNPSLATTPGLVWAAPKGAYGRAGTSQPANANGTGDVIMAVSDNGFYMYLYFMFTNGYVVGVQYDCVDL from the coding sequence ATGAAAAAGATTATAAAATATACAGTGGCGGGGCTTCTTGGAGCCTTAACATTTGGCTCTTGTCAGAAGCCAGATTATGTAGCGCCAAATGATAAATCGGATATCGCTGATTTCTATGCCACATTGGATGGCTCTGGCCGATCAAGATTATTCGAAAGTCGTATCAGTAACGATACGGTCTATGTTGATATTGATTATTATTATCCAATTGACTCGGATAATGAAGTGGATTTATCGAAAGTGCTTTTAAAAGCTTCTATTCCAGTTGATTCGCGCATTGAACCTTCTTTAGAGGGGATTAGCGATTTATCGAAGCCTATCAATGTTTCGGTGATCGCTGGTGACGGCTCTTCTAAACAATATGTGATTGTCGCAAGCAAAAAAGGAAATACAGATATCTTCGGCGCGACGATCAATTTTGAAGATCAAGCGGGCGTTCCTCAGGAAGTTGATGCAATTGTTGTTGGAAATGTCGTGAACTTCTCGATTGTTCCCGGGACGCAATTAGTCAATCCAAAGTTAACTTACGTCTTAAATAAGCATTCTTCTGGTTCCATTACGAATGGTTCTTCAATTAGTTTGTCAACCGCACTACCATTTACCGTTTCATCGGCTGGAAATGCGACACGCACATACAGTTTGAAAGCAGTTGATGCGATAAAACTTCCAAAAGGTATTCGTCAAAACAGTGCTAAGATTATGTTTGCGAAAAAACTGAAAGCTGATTTAGGTATTTCTGTAGACAATATGACAAACAGCTTAGCAGTCGTTGGTAAGCATTTAGTATTGAATACTAGAGGTGAAAACAGTGTATACATCAATGCATTTACAGGTGAGAAACTTGGTGCTATTGAATTAGGAGACAAAAAAGGAAGCTTAAGAAACTTCAATAATACCTCAGATGATGGTGGTAACTTTTTCTTGAACAACTTGGTTCCGAATGATGGCAATGTTTTCAAAATATGGAAAGCGACTTCTGTTTCATCACCATTGGTTCCATTCATTGAATGGGATGCTGCTGGTAAAAAGTTAGGAAGACGCGTATCTATTATTGGTGATGTAACCAAGAACGCATTGATTACTGCTCCATTCCATGAAGCAAATGATAAAACATTTGCTCGTTGGCAAGTAACGAATGGGGTATTAGTTTCTAATACGCCGACTATTGTTACGGTCAGTGACTATGCTTGGTCAAATAACAATATTGATATCATTTACACGAATCCATCAGATCCTTCGAATGAGTATTATGCAATTGGATATTCGGATAATAGGTTAGCAAAACTGAATGGAGTAACGAATTCATTAGCAGCAAATCTAGAAAAGCTAGATGCGAACTTTATCGCGAATTCTGTTGATTTTACCAACTTCAACAATGGTAAATATGTTGCCTATAACCATATCAATAGTTTTGATTGGGGATCAGCAGATCAGGTTTACTTGATTGATACAGAAGGTGGTTTCAGTGGAAATCCTTCATTGGCAACTACCCCAGGGTTAGTTTGGGCGGCACCAAAAGGCGCTTATGGTCGTGCTGGAACCAGTCAACCGGCTAATGCAAACGGAACTGGCGATGTAATCATGGCTGTTTCTGACAATGGCTTCTATATGTATTTGTATTTCATGTTCACGAATGGTTATGTAGTGGGCGTGCAGTATGACTGCGTAGACTTGTAA
- a CDS encoding FAD-dependent oxidoreductase, which translates to MKKIYLLCFVLFLSLTQVFGQLKTDIIIVGGGASGTMAAIQASRLGVKSIVLEETVWLGGMLTSAGVSAIDGNHKMPSGLWGEFREKLYSHYGGAAAVETGWVSNTLFEPSIGNKILQEMVGQESNIQVMFETTWANPVKTANGWKIEARGKKGKIIHIEAKVLIDATELGDVMANLKVPYYLGMDSKSLTKESFALNEGNDIIQDLTYVITLKDFGQGADKTIKKPKNYDPSEFAGCCDVSDPATHLKNNNDCYKMLTYGGLPNNKFMINWPKKGNDIYLNIIEKSNSERTKALEEAKQMTLRFVYYIQHELGFKHLGIAYDEYPTKDGFPMIPYHRESRRLKAKSLFALQHIMTPFETDEAYYKTGIAVGDYTIDHHHYKYGNAPEIDFVKIRVPSYNVPMGSLIPAEFEGLIVSEKSIGVSNIVNGATRLQPVVLGIGQASGALAAVAVKQNKQPSEVSIRDVQAALLDHKAYIMPYIDVPATDPQFKELQKIGATGLLRGTGIPYKWANQTWFYPEREVSQYELMQGLRLYYPALQTNWDASGEALDLESMSAMLKYVKKDVSVEALAQILAKENLVFTDHKSKLNRRTVAVILDKVLNLFGQEIDYAGHLKNKQF; encoded by the coding sequence ATGAAGAAAATTTACTTATTGTGCTTTGTTCTCTTTTTATCGCTAACTCAAGTATTCGGACAACTCAAAACTGATATTATTATCGTCGGTGGAGGTGCTAGCGGCACGATGGCTGCCATTCAAGCGTCTCGCTTGGGCGTAAAATCTATTGTTCTAGAGGAAACTGTTTGGTTAGGAGGAATGTTAACGTCTGCCGGTGTTTCTGCTATTGATGGTAACCATAAAATGCCATCGGGCTTATGGGGGGAGTTTAGAGAAAAATTATATAGCCACTACGGCGGGGCTGCAGCTGTTGAAACAGGCTGGGTAAGTAATACACTTTTTGAACCCTCGATAGGTAACAAAATACTTCAAGAGATGGTAGGGCAGGAGTCGAATATTCAAGTCATGTTTGAAACGACTTGGGCTAATCCTGTAAAAACGGCAAATGGTTGGAAAATTGAAGCAAGAGGTAAAAAAGGAAAGATCATTCATATTGAAGCCAAAGTACTTATCGACGCTACCGAGTTGGGTGACGTGATGGCGAATCTTAAAGTTCCTTATTATTTAGGAATGGACAGTAAGTCGTTGACGAAAGAGAGCTTTGCTTTAAATGAAGGCAACGATATTATTCAGGATCTAACGTATGTTATTACGTTAAAGGATTTTGGACAAGGTGCGGATAAAACCATTAAAAAGCCAAAAAATTATGATCCGAGTGAATTCGCGGGCTGTTGTGATGTTTCTGATCCGGCTACCCACTTAAAGAATAATAATGATTGCTATAAGATGCTAACGTATGGCGGCTTGCCTAACAATAAGTTTATGATTAATTGGCCGAAGAAGGGCAATGATATCTATCTAAACATTATTGAGAAGTCAAATAGCGAGCGAACGAAGGCGTTAGAAGAAGCCAAGCAAATGACGCTGCGTTTTGTTTACTATATACAACATGAATTAGGTTTCAAGCATCTTGGAATCGCATATGATGAATATCCGACGAAGGATGGTTTTCCGATGATTCCTTATCATCGTGAATCGCGTCGATTGAAGGCAAAATCTCTTTTTGCACTTCAACACATAATGACACCTTTTGAAACTGATGAAGCTTATTATAAAACAGGAATTGCGGTTGGCGATTACACAATCGATCATCATCACTATAAATATGGTAATGCTCCAGAAATTGATTTCGTAAAAATTCGTGTTCCCTCTTATAATGTTCCCATGGGCTCTTTAATTCCTGCGGAATTCGAAGGATTGATTGTGTCTGAAAAAAGTATTGGGGTGAGCAATATCGTAAATGGAGCGACTCGATTGCAACCAGTTGTCTTAGGAATAGGACAAGCGTCTGGTGCATTAGCAGCCGTGGCGGTTAAGCAAAACAAGCAACCTTCTGAAGTCTCGATTAGAGACGTACAAGCAGCACTACTAGATCACAAAGCTTATATCATGCCTTATATAGATGTGCCTGCTACAGATCCACAATTTAAGGAATTGCAGAAAATTGGAGCGACTGGACTTTTAAGGGGTACTGGAATTCCTTACAAATGGGCTAATCAGACCTGGTTCTATCCAGAGCGTGAAGTGAGTCAATATGAGTTGATGCAGGGGCTTCGCTTATATTATCCTGCACTTCAAACGAATTGGGATGCTTCTGGGGAAGCTTTAGATCTTGAATCGATGAGTGCCATGTTAAAGTATGTAAAAAAGGATGTGTCAGTAGAGGCTTTAGCACAAATTCTCGCTAAGGAAAATCTTGTTTTTACAGATCATAAAAGCAAATTGAATAGAAGAACCGTTGCGGTTATTTTAGATAAGGTCCTTAACCTGTTCGGTCAAGAAATTGACTATGCGGGTCATTTAAAAAACAAACAATTTTAA
- a CDS encoding ROK family transcriptional regulator produces the protein MTLNFLNDIQLGANSGVAYKNIRLKKQILSYFAQNETATIAELSKEFNVSIPKINECISELINDQLVKDYGKTSASVGRKPNSYGLVANAAYFIGVQVGTENLSIAMINLKKDLVAQNEDIPFRLENSEESLKMICDCITDFIAKQPVNRENIQGIGINLSGRINYRTGYSYSYFNFYEDPLSTYFEKALGIPAYLENDTKALSYAEFSSGILTTEKDALYINIDNGIGLGIMINGQLYYGKSGFSGEFGHIPIFDNEIICKCGKRGCLETEASGRALRKKIIDEIKAGASTILTKKFENIEDIRLNDIIIAAKKDDNLAIESINYIGDKLGRGIASLINIFNPELIIIGGSLAKSGEYLSLPVKNAINKYSLSIVNRDTKITLSSHGEKLAAFGACLLLRDRLLEITE, from the coding sequence ATGACCTTAAATTTTCTAAACGACATACAATTGGGAGCAAATTCTGGCGTAGCTTACAAAAACATACGTCTGAAGAAGCAGATACTATCCTATTTCGCTCAAAATGAAACGGCAACAATCGCTGAACTCAGCAAAGAGTTCAACGTCAGCATTCCGAAGATCAATGAGTGTATATCGGAATTAATTAATGATCAACTAGTGAAGGATTATGGAAAAACTTCCGCTTCAGTTGGTCGAAAACCAAATTCCTATGGATTAGTTGCCAATGCGGCCTATTTTATTGGTGTTCAAGTGGGTACGGAAAACCTAAGTATCGCGATGATAAACTTGAAGAAAGATTTAGTTGCACAAAACGAAGATATTCCTTTCCGTTTAGAAAACTCGGAAGAGTCATTAAAGATGATTTGCGATTGTATTACTGATTTTATCGCGAAACAACCGGTAAATAGGGAAAACATTCAAGGAATCGGAATCAACTTATCCGGACGAATTAACTACCGTACGGGATATTCCTATAGTTACTTCAATTTTTACGAAGACCCTTTATCTACTTATTTCGAGAAGGCACTCGGCATTCCCGCGTATTTAGAAAATGATACGAAAGCATTGTCTTATGCGGAATTTTCAAGCGGAATATTAACAACTGAAAAAGACGCGCTGTATATTAATATAGATAATGGTATTGGTCTAGGGATAATGATTAACGGTCAGCTATATTATGGAAAATCTGGTTTCTCCGGTGAATTCGGACATATACCAATTTTCGATAATGAGATTATCTGTAAATGTGGAAAAAGAGGTTGCTTGGAGACAGAAGCCTCCGGTCGCGCCTTAAGAAAAAAGATAATCGACGAGATCAAAGCGGGTGCTTCGACGATTCTAACCAAGAAATTTGAGAATATAGAAGATATCCGTTTAAACGACATCATCATTGCGGCTAAGAAGGATGATAATTTAGCAATTGAATCCATAAACTACATTGGAGACAAGTTAGGTCGTGGCATTGCATCATTAATTAACATTTTCAACCCCGAGCTTATTATTATAGGTGGTTCTCTGGCAAAATCGGGCGAATATTTAAGTTTGCCTGTCAAGAATGCGATCAATAAATACTCCCTATCAATCGTCAATCGAGATACTAAAATTACCCTATCGTCCCATGGTGAGAAGTTAGCTGCTTTTGGCGCCTGCTTACTATTGAGAGATAGGCTTCTAGAAATAACCGAATAA
- a CDS encoding SusC/RagA family TonB-linked outer membrane protein, giving the protein MNHLKKSKSLIFKVFCLMFLLMQTMASYAQSIVRGLIKDDQNAAVAGATVKVKGKGQTVMSDQRGAFEVQVDGLPVTLQVQFIGFKSKEVVINSASNNTITLASEDNALEEVMVVAYGTQKKGTMVGSVAQIKGDELKRTPTQNITNTLAGRLPGLSAVQQSGRPGADGSALYVRGIGTYGSNRSPLVIVDDVERPSSTLAYLDPNEIESISVLKDAVATAAYGVQAANGIIIVKTKSGKESPAKVSYDFSYSLGQNTRFPKFLDGPDYMTWYNKGIEVDNDFLLNTNQDPAALVYSQDLIDAVRNGTNTNPLFGNTDWVGMLVDNNSQSQHHSATISGGNSNTQYFAAVNHMDQDGVVKNTNFKRYNVRTNLNSRLTDYLSVGLNVGLRNQLTNTPGISPDNTAYMNPFYQAVRTLPNMPMYAPNGLPTSYASNAGYVNPLAAVDNSGYQKYNANVFQGQANVTLRVPGVEGLQAKVQGAYDYSNQESKTWLTPYETMGRARDQVTGDYVALSTLPGITKSTLRQAYSATYRKTLQASLNYDKIIATDHSLSLLTLYEFSSQKGNLFSTGASNLPIDIIQEINYGSKDPLDFITPTGTSDAEQARAGVVARVNYAYKSKYLLEAAARWDASANFSPENRWKSFPGVGLGWVVSNEDFFSSLKGINYLKLKTSYGKSGNDRAQVGTFPYLATFVQNTAPVVVIDGKPVTAIYTSNIPNPTLKWEESTMFNVGFESFFLDNKLGFDFEWFYRYTTGILGGVGNLYPSSIGGYYPSLANIGEMDNRGFDAQIKYRDTYGDFRLGLTGNINWSKNRYLKYEEPAGTPSYLSVIGRSVGEKTGFVVDGMIQTWEEANNAMSPSSGVIAPGFYNFKDLNGDGRLTAAGDRTFIGRSNVPELTFGLNIDLAYKGFDFSALLQGAALVDVNLAGTYEGSSGTSGVDDNTPFTRTFYGFGNSPYFLVENSWTPDNPNAEFPRLSSYKATGMSAHNANANSAWIRKGDYLRLKSVQLGYTLPKTMTEKAKIENVRLFVTGSNLFTWDYLKYLDPEMPNVNNGFYPQQKIYSFGLNVTF; this is encoded by the coding sequence ATGAATCATCTAAAAAAGAGCAAATCTTTGATTTTTAAGGTGTTCTGTTTGATGTTCTTACTCATGCAAACAATGGCTTCCTATGCGCAGTCTATTGTTCGCGGATTGATTAAGGATGATCAGAATGCGGCGGTGGCTGGTGCGACTGTGAAAGTAAAAGGTAAAGGTCAGACAGTGATGTCCGACCAACGGGGAGCATTTGAAGTGCAAGTCGACGGATTACCAGTAACATTACAAGTTCAATTTATCGGTTTTAAATCGAAAGAAGTTGTAATCAATAGTGCATCGAACAACACGATTACTTTAGCATCTGAAGACAATGCACTAGAAGAAGTAATGGTTGTTGCTTATGGAACACAAAAGAAAGGTACAATGGTTGGTTCTGTTGCTCAGATTAAAGGAGATGAGTTAAAAAGAACGCCTACACAAAATATCACGAATACATTAGCAGGACGTCTACCTGGTTTATCTGCCGTACAGCAATCTGGTCGTCCAGGAGCTGATGGATCAGCACTTTATGTGCGTGGTATCGGTACTTATGGTTCAAACCGTAGTCCTTTAGTTATTGTCGATGATGTGGAAAGACCTTCGTCTACATTAGCTTATTTAGATCCCAACGAGATTGAGTCTATTTCCGTTTTAAAAGATGCGGTAGCTACTGCAGCTTACGGTGTTCAAGCAGCAAATGGTATTATTATCGTTAAGACAAAGTCAGGAAAAGAATCTCCCGCAAAGGTATCTTATGACTTCTCGTATAGTCTTGGTCAAAACACGCGTTTCCCGAAGTTTTTAGATGGACCAGATTATATGACTTGGTATAATAAAGGTATCGAAGTAGATAATGATTTCTTATTAAATACTAATCAAGATCCCGCAGCATTGGTTTATTCTCAAGACTTAATCGATGCAGTACGCAATGGAACGAATACAAATCCATTATTCGGAAATACGGATTGGGTAGGTATGTTAGTTGATAATAACTCACAATCACAACATCACTCTGCAACGATTTCTGGTGGTAACTCAAATACGCAATACTTTGCGGCGGTGAACCATATGGATCAAGATGGTGTGGTTAAGAATACGAACTTCAAACGTTATAACGTTCGTACAAATTTAAATAGCCGCCTAACAGATTATTTATCTGTAGGATTGAATGTTGGTTTGCGTAATCAGTTAACGAATACTCCGGGTATTTCGCCAGATAACACCGCTTACATGAACCCATTCTACCAAGCGGTTCGAACATTGCCAAATATGCCGATGTATGCGCCCAATGGCTTGCCTACTTCCTACGCCTCAAACGCTGGATATGTAAATCCATTGGCGGCAGTAGATAATTCGGGTTATCAAAAATATAACGCTAATGTATTTCAGGGTCAGGCTAATGTTACATTGCGTGTACCGGGTGTTGAAGGCTTGCAAGCTAAGGTTCAAGGAGCGTATGATTACTCTAACCAAGAGAGCAAAACTTGGTTAACACCTTATGAAACTATGGGCCGTGCTAGGGATCAAGTTACAGGTGATTATGTTGCTTTATCAACTTTGCCAGGTATTACAAAGAGTACGTTACGTCAAGCATATTCCGCAACTTATAGAAAGACACTTCAAGCAAGTCTGAATTACGATAAAATTATCGCTACAGATCATAGCCTTTCCTTACTGACTTTATATGAGTTTTCTAGCCAAAAAGGAAATTTATTCTCTACTGGCGCATCGAATCTACCTATTGATATTATTCAAGAAATTAATTATGGTTCGAAGGATCCACTTGATTTTATAACACCGACAGGTACTTCTGATGCGGAACAAGCGCGTGCAGGTGTCGTAGCACGTGTAAATTATGCTTATAAGAGCAAATATTTATTGGAAGCCGCAGCACGTTGGGATGCCTCGGCGAATTTTTCGCCTGAAAATCGTTGGAAATCCTTTCCAGGTGTTGGTTTAGGCTGGGTTGTGTCAAATGAAGACTTCTTTAGTAGTTTGAAAGGTATTAACTACTTGAAGTTGAAAACTTCCTATGGTAAATCTGGTAACGATCGCGCACAAGTTGGTACATTCCCTTATCTCGCTACATTTGTACAAAATACTGCTCCTGTTGTTGTAATCGACGGAAAGCCTGTGACGGCAATCTATACCTCGAATATTCCTAATCCTACACTAAAGTGGGAAGAATCAACCATGTTTAATGTTGGGTTTGAGTCATTCTTCTTAGATAATAAATTAGGTTTCGACTTTGAATGGTTCTATCGCTATACCACAGGTATTTTAGGTGGTGTAGGAAACTTATATCCGTCATCGATTGGAGGTTATTATCCTTCACTTGCCAATATTGGCGAAATGGATAACCGTGGTTTTGATGCGCAAATTAAGTATAGAGATACCTATGGCGATTTCCGCTTAGGATTAACAGGTAATATTAACTGGTCGAAAAATAGATATTTGAAGTATGAAGAGCCTGCGGGAACACCTTCATATTTAAGCGTTATTGGTCGTTCAGTGGGCGAGAAGACTGGTTTCGTTGTTGATGGGATGATTCAAACTTGGGAAGAGGCAAATAATGCCATGTCTCCAAGTTCGGGTGTTATTGCTCCAGGATTTTACAATTTTAAAGATCTTAACGGTGACGGCCGTTTAACTGCTGCTGGGGATAGAACTTTCATCGGTCGTTCGAATGTTCCAGAGTTGACTTTCGGATTAAATATTGATTTAGCCTACAAAGGGTTTGATTTCTCAGCGCTATTGCAAGGTGCGGCATTGGTTGACGTGAATTTAGCGGGAACTTATGAGGGTTCTTCTGGTACTTCTGGCGTTGATGATAACACGCCATTTACAAGAACATTTTACGGTTTCGGTAACTCTCCTTATTTCTTAGTAGAGAATTCATGGACTCCTGATAATCCAAATGCAGAGTTTCCAAGATTAAGTTCGTACAAAGCAACGGGTATGTCTGCACATAATGCAAATGCTAACTCCGCTTGGATTCGTAAAGGCGACTACCTACGTTTAAAATCAGTTCAATTGGGTTATACTTTGCCTAAGACCATGACAGAGAAAGCTAAGATTGAAAACGTTCGTTTGTTTGTTACGGGATCGAACTTATTTACTTGGGATTACCTAAAGTATTTAGATCCAGAGATGCCAAATGTGAACAATGGTTTCTATCCACAACAAAAGATTTACTCATTTGGTCTTAACGTCACTTTTTAA
- a CDS encoding RagB/SusD family nutrient uptake outer membrane protein, giving the protein MRNLKVLKYSALTLISSAFFSMNSCSIDVIPQDRYVEESIWSDPSTIELYINGMYAEVKKFQFGVFPGLGYDNAMDALADGMKFTSNTPGNGTVNILISNANQFSPASVGLNYWSSAYERIRRVNEFIGGLKTKSQLSADDQVKYEAEARFIRAYTYFWLAKLHGSVIIFNDIAQYSTKDNPRSSEEAVYDFMIEDLDFAATNLPKSNKDGRAGKGAAYALQSRVALFAGSIAKNDKKQFNTDPLTGISQAKANAYFTKSAEAAQATIDLGLYELDADFQSIFTNKKTKEAILRVDFVAPTVTHQYDLGYAPPKDALGNALVYGVPTAELVNEFEMKDGSTFSWNNPDHAADPYANREPRFYASILYNGASWKGRTINTSIADVNEGFIQFGTQGDPKRTVTGYYAKKMLDPTNTNFVVNKSSQSWIELRYAEVYLNLAEAKAQLGEFAAASTALSTLRAKRSLPAASLPNLAKAMEVIEHERTVELAFEGHRFWDLRRWRKAHIELNGKRMTGHKITPEGTGFKYEVMPADASDRSFTGKLYYLPIPELEVQVNLGLTQIQGW; this is encoded by the coding sequence ATGAGAAATTTAAAAGTTTTAAAATATAGCGCACTGACATTAATTTCATCAGCATTCTTTAGTATGAATAGCTGTAGTATTGATGTTATTCCACAAGATAGATATGTTGAAGAAAGTATCTGGTCAGATCCTTCAACAATAGAGTTGTACATCAATGGGATGTATGCGGAAGTGAAGAAATTTCAGTTTGGAGTTTTCCCAGGCCTAGGTTACGATAATGCCATGGACGCTTTAGCAGACGGTATGAAATTTACCTCGAACACGCCAGGTAATGGTACTGTTAATATTCTGATTTCTAATGCGAATCAGTTTTCGCCAGCGAGCGTAGGATTAAATTATTGGTCAAGTGCTTACGAACGAATTCGCCGTGTCAATGAGTTTATTGGAGGATTGAAAACAAAGTCTCAATTAAGCGCAGACGATCAAGTTAAATATGAAGCTGAAGCTAGATTTATTCGTGCCTATACCTATTTCTGGCTTGCGAAATTACACGGATCGGTAATTATTTTTAATGATATCGCACAATATTCGACTAAGGATAATCCACGTTCTAGTGAGGAAGCTGTTTACGATTTTATGATTGAAGATCTTGATTTCGCAGCGACTAACTTACCAAAGAGTAATAAGGATGGGCGTGCTGGAAAAGGCGCAGCATACGCCCTCCAGTCACGTGTTGCATTGTTTGCGGGTTCTATTGCGAAAAATGATAAAAAGCAATTCAATACGGATCCTTTGACAGGAATTAGTCAAGCGAAAGCGAATGCTTACTTCACAAAATCTGCTGAAGCAGCACAAGCGACCATTGATTTGGGCTTATATGAATTAGATGCAGATTTTCAATCTATCTTCACAAATAAAAAGACAAAAGAAGCGATTCTACGTGTAGATTTTGTAGCGCCAACCGTCACACATCAATATGACTTAGGTTATGCACCTCCCAAAGATGCTTTAGGAAATGCTTTAGTATATGGCGTGCCAACTGCAGAATTAGTAAATGAATTCGAGATGAAGGATGGAAGCACATTTTCTTGGAATAATCCAGATCATGCAGCAGATCCTTACGCTAATCGCGAGCCTCGTTTTTATGCAAGTATTCTTTATAACGGCGCTAGTTGGAAGGGGAGAACGATTAATACGAGTATTGCTGATGTAAACGAAGGCTTTATTCAGTTTGGTACGCAAGGTGATCCGAAGCGTACGGTTACTGGATACTACGCTAAAAAGATGTTAGATCCTACCAATACGAACTTTGTTGTGAATAAAAGCTCGCAGAGCTGGATTGAACTTCGTTATGCCGAAGTATATTTAAATCTAGCCGAAGCAAAAGCTCAGTTAGGTGAATTTGCAGCAGCCTCTACGGCTTTATCGACATTACGTGCTAAACGCTCCTTACCAGCGGCTTCTTTACCAAACCTAGCAAAAGCAATGGAAGTAATTGAGCATGAGCGTACAGTTGAGTTAGCATTTGAAGGACATCGCTTTTGGGATTTGAGACGTTGGAGAAAAGCACACATCGAGCTTAATGGCAAGCGAATGACTGGACATAAGATTACGCCCGAAGGTACAGGCTTTAAATACGAAGTGATGCCAGCAGATGCCTCGGATCGTAGTTTTACCGGAAAACTTTACTATCTGCCAATTCCGGAACTTGAGGTTCAAGTTAACTTAGGTTTGACACAAATTCAAGGTTGGTAA